From one Polynucleobacter sp. UK-FUSCHL-C3 genomic stretch:
- a CDS encoding glycine betaine ABC transporter substrate-binding protein, which produces MNFLGSPIARKFKNYLFTLISLFICFAQISNAESVGKKTETVTVASKRFTESYILAEIIAQTLKNNTDYEIKTKLGLGNTTILFSALIQGNIDVYPEYLGTITKEILKEDGTLSLEQINKRLLPFKIQAGVFLGFQNSYALAMRKDRAMQLGITTIADLAKHPSLKIGFSHEFLGRPDGWPSIQKIYGLSNLSAKGLDHGLSYSALEKKQVDLIDAYTTDAQLSNEKIVLLIDNQRFFPSYEAVLLYRIESFKDKPNALLALEGLSQKISQIEMRNMNAEVEVQGLTFSSTAQSFIIKEQISSEPLSFMKQLFGPDFLRLSYEHSILVFLSLFIAMIIGIPLGILTFCNPSVGNPMLYVSGIFQTIPSLALLAFLITIFQTIGPLPAITALSLYALLPIIENTNTGLLTVNPSLRESARALGANRWVCLVKIELPAAIPSIVSGIKIAAITATGTATIAAFVGAGGYGERIAQGLATNNTQTMLAGAIPAAIFATLIQALISLYARFVARSRA; this is translated from the coding sequence ATGAACTTTCTGGGGAGCCCAATCGCTAGGAAATTTAAAAACTATCTGTTCACCCTGATTAGCCTCTTTATTTGCTTTGCGCAAATATCAAATGCAGAGAGCGTTGGAAAAAAAACAGAAACTGTGACTGTAGCCAGTAAGCGCTTTACAGAGTCGTATATCTTGGCTGAGATTATTGCGCAGACCCTAAAAAATAACACGGATTACGAGATTAAAACCAAATTAGGGCTTGGTAATACAACCATTCTGTTTAGTGCACTCATACAAGGCAATATCGATGTCTATCCAGAATATCTTGGCACGATTACCAAGGAGATTTTAAAAGAGGACGGCACCCTCTCTTTGGAGCAGATCAACAAAAGATTACTTCCATTCAAAATACAGGCGGGTGTATTTCTGGGCTTTCAAAACTCCTATGCCCTAGCAATGAGAAAAGATCGGGCAATGCAGCTTGGGATCACAACAATTGCGGATCTTGCAAAACATCCAAGCCTAAAGATTGGCTTTTCACATGAGTTTCTGGGTAGACCAGACGGATGGCCTTCCATTCAGAAAATTTATGGCCTTTCAAACCTGAGCGCTAAGGGACTGGATCATGGCCTTAGTTATTCCGCTCTAGAAAAGAAACAGGTCGATTTAATCGATGCATACACCACCGATGCGCAACTCAGTAATGAAAAGATTGTCCTCCTCATAGATAACCAACGATTTTTCCCCTCGTATGAAGCCGTTTTGCTTTATCGTATAGAGAGTTTTAAAGATAAGCCTAATGCCTTATTGGCCTTAGAGGGTTTATCGCAGAAGATTTCGCAAATAGAGATGCGAAATATGAACGCTGAAGTGGAGGTGCAAGGGTTAACCTTTTCCAGTACCGCCCAATCGTTTATCATCAAAGAGCAAATATCTTCTGAGCCTCTTTCATTTATGAAGCAATTATTTGGGCCAGATTTTTTGCGTCTAAGTTATGAGCATTCTATATTGGTCTTTTTGTCATTGTTCATTGCCATGATCATTGGCATCCCGCTGGGGATTTTGACCTTCTGCAATCCCTCAGTAGGTAATCCAATGTTGTATGTATCCGGAATTTTCCAAACGATCCCATCTCTTGCATTACTGGCTTTCCTGATCACAATTTTTCAAACGATTGGCCCGCTACCAGCAATCACTGCATTATCACTTTATGCCTTACTCCCAATCATTGAGAATACTAATACAGGCTTGCTAACAGTTAATCCATCATTACGTGAGTCTGCCAGAGCTTTAGGGGCTAATCGATGGGTCTGTTTAGTAAAAATTGAGTTACCTGCAGCCATCCCTAGCATTGTTAGTGGAATCAAAATTGCTGCTATTACTGCAACGGGTACAGCCACCATCGCAGCATTTGTGGGAGCAGGGGGTTATGGTGAGAGGATAGCGCAAGGATTGGCGACCAATAATACGCAGACGATGCTTGCTGGAGCAATACCAGCCGCAATTTTTGCTACTTTGATACAAGCTCTTATCAGCCTCTATGCGCGCTTTGTGGCGCGCTCTCGAGCCTAA
- a CDS encoding spermidine synthase: MAQTRLPAEPVTFSESGGIRYLHLGTPWIQGAMRIRDPSEIYLEYSQQMMAWLLFLQSKPKMQIAQLGLGTGSLAKFALEYCPGVINTAVELNPAVIIAARTMFDLPHDHDQLKVVQDDALSFVKNKRHHQQFDVLQVDLYDADAKGPVLSSLEFYKACFNTLKATGVMTVNLFSQHKSFDINLNNMCKAFQGRVLIFPESHDCNAVAIAFKGPMINANWKNIEQRAKIIHDQTGLPTKCWAKGLRSVNARQEECLQI, from the coding sequence GTGGCACAAACACGTTTACCCGCTGAGCCGGTCACGTTCTCAGAGTCCGGCGGGATTCGGTATTTGCATTTAGGAACACCATGGATACAAGGAGCCATGCGTATTCGGGATCCGAGCGAGATCTATCTCGAGTACTCGCAACAGATGATGGCCTGGTTACTCTTTTTACAGAGTAAGCCCAAGATGCAAATTGCGCAATTAGGCCTAGGTACTGGCTCCTTAGCCAAGTTCGCCCTTGAGTATTGCCCAGGCGTAATCAATACCGCAGTAGAGCTGAACCCAGCGGTCATCATTGCAGCCAGAACCATGTTTGATCTGCCTCATGATCATGACCAGTTAAAGGTAGTGCAAGACGATGCCCTGAGTTTTGTGAAGAATAAACGCCATCACCAGCAGTTCGATGTCTTGCAAGTAGATTTGTATGATGCTGATGCCAAAGGGCCTGTACTAAGCTCGCTCGAGTTTTATAAGGCCTGTTTTAATACCCTAAAGGCCACTGGGGTGATGACCGTTAATTTGTTCTCACAGCACAAAAGTTTTGATATCAACCTCAATAATATGTGCAAAGCCTTTCAGGGCAGGGTGCTGATATTCCCGGAATCACACGATTGCAATGCAGTAGCCATCGCCTTTAAGGGCCCTATGATCAATGCTAATTGGAAGAATATTGAGCAACGCGCCAAAATAATCCATGATCAGACTGGCCTACCGACTAAGTGCTGGGCAAAAGGCTTACGGTCAGTTAATGCTCGCCAGGAAGAGTGCTTACAAATTTAA